One Tunturibacter gelidoferens genomic region harbors:
- a CDS encoding tetratricopeptide repeat protein, which translates to MKRIGWKISTLAAALLVILAIAQPTRLKAQAAPPAGTASIHGHILNPAGLPITKGEVRLTTDRSSDAKDRKYPYKFPIDQDGNYKGTGIVAGTYVVFVFQDDKSLDFNESVPIAKDEDKLLDFDMSRAEYISKMSPEDRKALEEYKKKNAEVVAGNAKIQNLNALLTQARADNKAGNYDSAITAMKQATETKPDEGILWVTLGDAQLGSGETAAKAAKAAGTSPTDPAILQKYTDAAASYKKAADLNAASKKPNPETAGVAYNQLGQAEARLGDAKASSDAYEQAAKAQPEKAGMYFFNEAATLYNSGKLTEAGAAADKAIAADPKKADAYYIKGQALIPQATVDPKTQKIVAPPGCVEAYQEYLELAPDGPHAADVKGILEGIGAPIKSTFKAGKK; encoded by the coding sequence GCAGCCGCTCTGCTGGTAATCCTGGCAATCGCGCAGCCCACACGCTTGAAAGCACAAGCAGCCCCGCCCGCGGGAACCGCAAGCATTCATGGCCACATTCTCAATCCCGCCGGCCTGCCAATTACAAAGGGCGAAGTCAGGCTCACAACGGATCGTTCGTCTGACGCGAAGGACCGAAAGTACCCCTACAAGTTTCCCATCGATCAAGATGGCAACTACAAAGGAACCGGGATCGTGGCTGGGACCTATGTAGTCTTCGTCTTCCAGGACGATAAGAGCTTGGACTTCAACGAGAGTGTTCCGATTGCGAAAGACGAAGACAAGCTCCTCGATTTCGACATGTCGCGCGCGGAGTACATCAGTAAGATGAGCCCCGAAGACCGGAAGGCGCTCGAAGAGTACAAGAAGAAGAACGCCGAGGTCGTCGCCGGCAACGCGAAGATTCAGAACCTCAACGCCCTTCTGACTCAGGCCCGCGCCGACAACAAGGCTGGCAACTACGACTCCGCAATCACCGCCATGAAGCAGGCCACCGAAACCAAGCCCGACGAGGGAATTCTGTGGGTCACCCTTGGTGATGCTCAACTTGGGAGCGGAGAGACCGCAGCAAAGGCAGCTAAAGCAGCTGGCACCTCACCGACGGATCCGGCCATCCTCCAGAAGTACACCGATGCCGCTGCCTCCTATAAAAAAGCCGCGGATCTGAATGCCGCTTCCAAGAAACCAAACCCCGAAACCGCCGGCGTAGCTTACAACCAGTTGGGACAGGCGGAGGCCCGTCTGGGTGACGCCAAGGCCTCCTCCGACGCCTACGAGCAGGCTGCCAAGGCCCAACCGGAAAAGGCCGGAATGTACTTCTTCAACGAGGCCGCAACCCTCTACAACTCAGGCAAACTGACCGAGGCGGGTGCTGCTGCCGACAAGGCAATCGCAGCCGATCCGAAGAAGGCGGATGCTTATTACATCAAGGGACAGGCGCTCATTCCACAGGCAACAGTCGATCCGAAAACCCAGAAGATTGTAGCGCCACCGGGTTGCGTCGAAGCCTATCAGGAATACCTTGAACTGGCTCCGGACGGACCACATGCTGCTGATGTGAAGGGTATTCTCGAAGGCATCGGCGCACCGATAAAGTCGACCTTCAAAGCTGGAAAGAAATAA
- the glp gene encoding gephyrin-like molybdotransferase Glp: MQSAAAVLGFDEALTKVLQHATDLPRPPSEPLALLACGDRVLAQPVLADRDQPPFNRSTRDGFAVRASDTLGPLKVVGQVRAGEQWRGSTLEQNTAIEIMTGAPTPAGADAVVMIEHVERTNNSIRLLAGRTIRSGENIVPQGSEARAGQTVLASGSKIEGAEVALAASCGYTELKIYRRPKVAIVATGDELVDLAATPGPHQIRNSNSYGLSELIRHAGGEPVQLPIAPDRRPELEQTIRSARHCELLLLSGGVSMGKYDLVEEVLQSLGAEFFFTGVKMQPGKPLVFGRLPADDQFPAQFFFGLPGNPVSTQVTFHCFVEPVLRAMGGSEVQGPRFLQATLAEGLAGKAGLMRVLPARWTSNRVRPEVRLVGWQGSGDLAANAQANCYAVLPPDKDHFSTGDVITILLR; this comes from the coding sequence ATGCAGTCAGCGGCCGCAGTTCTCGGTTTCGATGAAGCTCTGACGAAGGTGCTTCAACACGCAACCGATCTTCCACGTCCGCCAAGCGAACCGCTCGCGCTGCTGGCCTGCGGAGACCGCGTACTCGCCCAGCCCGTGCTCGCGGATCGCGATCAGCCGCCATTCAATAGGTCGACCCGAGACGGGTTTGCTGTGCGGGCGTCCGACACGCTCGGTCCATTGAAGGTAGTCGGCCAGGTCAGGGCCGGTGAGCAGTGGCGGGGCAGCACCCTCGAACAAAATACCGCGATTGAAATCATGACCGGCGCACCAACTCCAGCAGGCGCCGACGCTGTCGTGATGATCGAACATGTGGAACGCACCAACAACTCGATACGCTTACTTGCTGGACGCACGATTCGAAGCGGAGAAAACATCGTTCCCCAGGGAAGCGAGGCCCGGGCCGGCCAAACAGTATTGGCCTCTGGCTCTAAAATCGAGGGCGCGGAGGTAGCTCTCGCCGCCTCCTGCGGATACACAGAGCTAAAGATCTATCGCAGGCCAAAGGTAGCCATCGTCGCAACTGGAGACGAACTTGTCGACCTCGCAGCGACGCCCGGGCCGCACCAGATCAGAAACTCGAACAGCTACGGTCTGTCTGAGCTGATCAGGCACGCTGGCGGAGAACCCGTCCAGCTCCCGATTGCTCCGGACCGGCGACCTGAACTCGAACAAACCATTCGTTCCGCACGCCATTGCGAACTTCTGCTGCTGTCCGGTGGCGTTTCCATGGGCAAGTACGACCTGGTCGAAGAGGTACTGCAAAGCCTGGGCGCAGAGTTTTTCTTCACCGGCGTCAAGATGCAGCCAGGCAAACCCCTGGTCTTCGGCAGGTTGCCGGCTGACGACCAGTTCCCTGCCCAATTTTTTTTCGGCCTGCCCGGAAACCCCGTCTCGACTCAAGTGACCTTCCATTGTTTCGTCGAACCGGTGCTCCGTGCGATGGGCGGGTCCGAAGTCCAGGGCCCGCGTTTTCTGCAGGCGACGCTGGCAGAGGGCCTCGCAGGAAAGGCCGGCCTGATGCGTGTGCTCCCCGCCAGATGGACCTCCAACCGAGTCCGCCCAGAGGTACGATTGGTAGGCTGGCAGGGATCAGGCGACTTGGCCGCGAATGCGCAAGCGAACTGCTATGCGGTCCTCCCACCCGACAAAGATCACTTCTCCACCGGGGATGTCATCACGATTCTCCTGCGGTAG
- the moaC gene encoding cyclic pyranopterin monophosphate synthase MoaC, producing MVDVGDKLATRREAVASAFVELSDAVLEALPQNPKGNPLEVARFAGIQAAKQTSSLIPMCHQIALSFVDIQTKIVEGGVAIEATAATVAGTGVEMEAMVAASIAALTIYDMTKALDKGIRIRDVVLIRKTGGKSGEYRRGSL from the coding sequence ATGGTGGATGTCGGCGACAAGCTGGCAACAAGACGCGAGGCCGTGGCATCAGCGTTCGTCGAGCTGTCCGACGCGGTGCTCGAGGCGCTGCCGCAAAATCCCAAAGGCAATCCCCTCGAAGTGGCGAGGTTCGCGGGAATTCAAGCAGCGAAGCAAACCTCAAGCCTCATTCCGATGTGTCATCAAATAGCACTGAGCTTCGTAGACATACAGACAAAAATTGTCGAAGGTGGCGTCGCGATCGAAGCAACCGCAGCGACAGTTGCAGGCACAGGCGTTGAGATGGAAGCGATGGTGGCAGCCTCAATCGCGGCGCTAACCATCTACGACATGACCAAAGCGCTCGACAAAGGAATACGAATCCGCGACGTCGTATTGATACGCAAAACCGGAGGCAAGAGCGGAGAGTATCGACGCGGAAGCCTCTGA